One region of Bubalus kerabau isolate K-KA32 ecotype Philippines breed swamp buffalo chromosome 6, PCC_UOA_SB_1v2, whole genome shotgun sequence genomic DNA includes:
- the LOC129655953 gene encoding olfactory receptor 6N1-like, with translation MDLVNHTWTQSFLLAGFTTPGALRPLAFLGTLSIYLLTLAGNLFIIVLVQADSRLSTPMYFLISVLSFLELWYVSTTVPTLLHTLLRGHSPISPTVCFVQLYVFHSLGMTECYLLGVMALDRYLAICRPLHYHALMSRQVQLWLAGATWAAGFSAALVPASLTATLPFCLKEVAHYFCDLAPLMRLACVDTRWHNGVHGAVIGVATGCNLVLILGLYGGILRSVLKLPSAASRAKAFSTCSSHITVVVLFYASAFTVYVGSPGSLLEGTDKHIALVYALLTPFLNPIIYTLRNKEVKDAMKRVRVRIRTILQEV, from the coding sequence ATGGACCTAGTCAATCACACATGGACCCAGAGTTTTCTCCTTGCTGGTTTCACTACTCCTGGAGCCCTGCGACCTCTTGCTTTCCTGGGGACACTGAGCATCTATCTCCTCACCCTGGCAGGGAACTTGTTCATCATTGTGCTGGTTCAGGCAGATTCGAGACTGTCCACACCCATGTACTTCCTCATCAGTGTCCTCTCCTTCTTGGAACTCTGGTATGTCAGCACCACAGTGCCCACGCTGCTGCACACCTTGCTCCGTGGGCATTCACCCATCTCACCAACTGTGTGCTTTGTCCAGCTCTATGTCTTCCATtcattgggcatgactgagtgctACCTGTTGGGTGTCATGGCACTGGACCGCTACCTTGCCATCTGTCGCCCACTGCACTACCATGCTCTTATGAGCAGACAGGTACAGTTATGGCTAGCAGGGGCCACCTGGGCGGCTGGCTTCTCAGCTGCACTTGTGCCAGCAAGCCTCACAGCTACTCTGCCCTTCTGCTTAAAAGAGGTGGCTCATTACTTCTGTGATCTGGCACCACTAATGAGGCTGGCGTGTGTGGACACAAGGTGGCATAATGGGGTCCATGGGGCAGTGATTGGTGTGGCCACAGGGTGCAATCTTGTGCTCATTTTAGGACTGTATGGGGGTATCCTGAGATCTGTGCTGAAGCTGCCCTCAGCTGCCAGCCGTGCCAAGGCCTTTTCCACCTGTTCCTCCCACATAACTGTAGTGGTGCTTTTTTATGCTTCTGCCTTCACAGTTTATGTGGGCTCACCTGGGAGTCTCCTTGAGGGCACAGACAAGCATATTGCCTTAGTGTATGCCCTTCTTACCCCTTTTCTCAATCCTATCATCTATACCCTTCGAAACAAGGAGGTGAAGGATGCTATGAAAAGGGTCAGGGTCAGGATACGGACCATTTTGCAGGAAGTTTGA